In Flavivirga abyssicola, the following are encoded in one genomic region:
- a CDS encoding RagB/SusD family nutrient uptake outer membrane protein, giving the protein MKKYLIINSLLLLVLATVTSCDSYLEEQNPNEISSDIYWSTLEESESNLTSVYGAMLDERIYTVDTEAWRSDEAHAGGRFNNNAAVKEQDVTENARNWYEQQFDENMIQLQDRWNAIYQVIFRANQVIEGLDSMTEDLKSNPRWTEQMGQARFFRGLGHFYLHSVYNHGKIVVRDKNPLNIADFHKPVSESSEVIEFFREDLKYAYENLPGQMEPRTRVDAGAAGTILGMSYLYEKEFAEAEAVFDDIINNKNKDYGYSLVQDWTLMFTKAGDFNSESIFEINYSDHIPVVGTTGTQEDFSQVKSRTAAPRDAGGRNPNRKFTAAAWLIEAYASDELDVSDPRNTVIDRAGVTRLRKVSLRNSAMLAVVNDEDAEYYLAPSAPVRHNFAFAGLYGFFKKYTNHDFVADERDIGENSFQSFKNVVVNRLSGVYLMMAECKLELGKLDEGLFYINEIRKRWGLLALEGEDYDTVEEVTDRLRFYEYPMELCVEGFSTRNIDLRRWGVGKQRFEELSQLDFYATDYTYLNEDADGTGTRQQCLVVKGVTTDEDDLQLNREYVQAAQFYSDGYLPLPASETINNPNVSN; this is encoded by the coding sequence ATGAAAAAATATTTAATAATTAATAGTTTACTACTGCTAGTATTGGCAACAGTAACATCATGCGACAGTTATTTAGAGGAGCAAAACCCTAACGAAATATCTAGTGATATTTACTGGTCTACTCTAGAAGAATCAGAATCTAACTTAACATCTGTTTACGGAGCTATGCTAGACGAACGTATTTATACTGTGGATACTGAGGCATGGAGGTCTGATGAGGCTCATGCAGGAGGAAGATTTAATAATAATGCTGCTGTAAAAGAACAAGATGTAACCGAGAATGCAAGAAATTGGTACGAACAGCAATTTGATGAGAATATGATTCAGTTACAAGATAGGTGGAATGCAATATATCAAGTTATTTTTAGGGCCAATCAAGTTATTGAAGGTTTGGACAGTATGACTGAAGATTTAAAAAGTAACCCTAGATGGACAGAGCAAATGGGACAAGCTCGCTTTTTTAGAGGTTTAGGGCATTTTTACTTACATTCTGTATATAACCATGGTAAGATTGTTGTGAGAGATAAGAATCCACTAAATATTGCGGATTTTCACAAACCTGTATCAGAATCAAGTGAGGTCATTGAGTTTTTTAGAGAGGATTTAAAGTATGCTTATGAAAATTTACCAGGCCAAATGGAACCAAGAACTAGAGTAGATGCTGGAGCGGCAGGTACAATTTTAGGTATGAGCTATCTTTATGAAAAAGAATTTGCCGAAGCTGAAGCTGTCTTTGATGATATTATTAATAATAAAAATAAAGATTATGGTTATAGTTTGGTACAAGATTGGACTTTAATGTTTACTAAAGCAGGAGATTTCAATTCCGAATCTATTTTCGAAATTAATTATAGTGACCATATTCCAGTTGTTGGGACGACGGGTACCCAAGAGGATTTTTCGCAAGTAAAATCGAGAACGGCTGCTCCTCGTGATGCTGGTGGAAGAAATCCAAATAGAAAGTTCACAGCAGCAGCTTGGTTAATAGAAGCATATGCTAGTGATGAATTAGATGTTTCTGACCCTAGAAATACTGTAATAGATCGGGCAGGTGTAACTAGATTGCGTAAAGTATCTTTAAGAAACTCAGCAATGTTAGCAGTGGTGAATGATGAGGATGCAGAATACTATTTGGCACCATCAGCACCAGTAAGGCATAATTTTGCATTTGCTGGTTTATATGGTTTTTTCAAAAAATATACAAATCATGACTTTGTAGCTGATGAAAGGGATATCGGAGAAAATAGCTTTCAATCTTTTAAAAACGTCGTGGTAAATCGTTTGTCTGGTGTTTATTTAATGATGGCAGAATGTAAATTAGAACTAGGAAAATTGGATGAAGGTCTATTTTACATCAATGAAATTCGAAAAAGATGGGGGCTTTTAGCTTTAGAAGGTGAGGACTATGATACAGTTGAAGAAGTAACAGATCGCTTAAGGTTTTACGAATATCCTATGGAATTGTGCGTGGAAGGTTTTTCAACAAGAAATATAGACTTAAGAAGATGGGGAGTAGGTAAGCAACGTTTTGAAGAATTAAGTCAATTAGACTTTTATGCAACAGATTACACTTATTTAAATGAAGATGCTGATGGAACTGGAACCAGACAACAATGTTTAGTTGTTAAAGGTGTAACTACTGATGAAGATGACCTTCAATTAAATAGAGAATATGTGCAAGCAGCTCAGTTTTATTCGGATGGGTATTTGCCACTTCCAGCAAGTGAGACAATAAATAATCCAAATGTTTCTAATTAA
- a CDS encoding SusC/RagA family TonB-linked outer membrane protein, which produces MNLKHVITTRRRLDKTLLTALFLVLSLSAFAQKTTVNGTVTGAEDGLPIPGVAIVVQGTSVGTVSDFDGNYTIQANMGDVLVFSYLGLIDEKVKVTKSQINVAMDADLEDLEEVVVIGYGTQKKKELTGAVAQVKSDDIEQFITSDVSNALQGQIAGVNVTAASGEPGEAANIQIRGVTSLSGSNTPLYVVNGIPQIGDPGLAPNEIETIDILKDAASTAVYGARGAAGVILITTKQGKSGQMNIDFSYTYGIQAIHGEGTPLMNTESQLTYEVNRRNYSSISFNPLIERFPEWINNDNEFDDFVLNRAAEVKTYNFTVSGGADKFSYSIVGGVFDQDGSIINSNFKRYNGRATTTYKTDNWNIQGSIAYTIENRRRSSTGLITTASRYSPYYPYIDPNADSSEIGDTGGVRTPAVALNQALRRKDDSNRDRINASLKLDRKLSNTLNFVTNVGTSISNDKRNIFRPNFILIDVEDDLNPEVDPTRSGIVNIAQRTTKFNWDASLNFRKQFGDHSLTLSATIALEEDSFTSFDAYIEGVLNNSISVLDGGSISESVNSGFNEDNNAPGTQDNYNKKTVGTLGRLQYNYKGKYLLSALVRRDGSSRFGSNFRWGTFPSVSFAWNVSDEPFWKPLKLTVNRLKLRLSHGTVGNDSFRDYAYASTIAPFGDYVFDPADSGEEFGTSIRSYANADVKWETSVSNNIGVDFGLFKNKISVTADYYHTKKRDMLFPVTLPGSGGALYSRTLTLNIGDMENKGFELSTNYRTKIGKSKLRIGATFTTNENEVTKIIDGVEKIPNANVRLVNQDPDITFIAKGREAGAFFLYETDGVIQTVEERDEYRTLGNREGARLGDLKYVDTNGDGKIDNDDRVYKGSGLPDYELGLNLRWDIGNFDLSMNWYATVGAEILNGNKALIYNYQRHQDLANMWTPDNPTSNIPLFQGEGRNHPNYIGATDLWVEDGDYVRLKQVTLGYSLPKDVSNRIGLDKARIYLSAQNALTFTKYSGFDPEVGSNNVARRGIDSSKYPLAAIYSLGIKLDF; this is translated from the coding sequence ATGAATTTAAAACATGTAATTACAACAAGACGGAGGCTGGACAAGACATTGCTCACAGCTCTGTTTTTAGTGTTAAGTCTTAGTGCTTTTGCACAAAAAACGACCGTAAATGGAACCGTGACAGGAGCAGAAGATGGTCTGCCTATACCTGGTGTTGCTATTGTGGTACAAGGTACCAGCGTCGGGACTGTATCAGATTTTGATGGAAACTACACCATTCAGGCTAATATGGGAGATGTTCTTGTATTTAGCTATTTAGGATTAATAGATGAAAAAGTAAAGGTTACCAAAAGCCAGATAAATGTTGCTATGGATGCCGACCTTGAAGATTTAGAAGAGGTTGTGGTAATTGGTTATGGTACACAGAAGAAGAAAGAACTAACTGGTGCGGTAGCTCAGGTAAAATCTGATGATATTGAACAGTTTATAACTTCAGATGTATCAAATGCCCTTCAGGGACAAATTGCAGGTGTAAATGTTACGGCTGCTTCAGGGGAGCCTGGTGAAGCGGCAAATATACAAATTAGAGGTGTTACGTCTTTAAGTGGTTCTAATACACCGCTTTATGTTGTTAATGGCATTCCCCAAATTGGAGATCCTGGATTAGCTCCTAATGAAATCGAAACAATTGATATCCTTAAAGATGCTGCATCCACCGCAGTATATGGAGCAAGAGGAGCTGCAGGTGTAATTCTAATTACAACAAAGCAAGGGAAATCTGGTCAAATGAATATTGATTTCTCTTATACATATGGTATACAGGCTATACATGGAGAAGGTACTCCGCTTATGAATACAGAAAGTCAACTAACCTATGAAGTTAATAGAAGAAATTATTCTTCTATTAGTTTTAATCCGCTTATTGAAAGGTTTCCAGAATGGATTAATAATGATAATGAATTTGACGATTTTGTGTTGAATAGAGCTGCAGAGGTGAAAACTTACAATTTCACGGTTTCTGGAGGTGCAGATAAATTTTCCTATAGTATAGTTGGTGGGGTGTTTGATCAAGATGGTTCAATTATTAATTCTAATTTTAAAAGATATAATGGTAGAGCAACCACAACTTATAAGACAGATAATTGGAATATACAAGGTAGTATTGCCTATACTATAGAAAATAGAAGAAGGTCTTCGACGGGACTTATTACTACAGCTAGCCGTTATAGCCCATATTATCCATATATAGATCCAAATGCCGATTCAAGTGAGATTGGTGATACTGGTGGTGTTAGAACACCAGCGGTTGCTTTAAATCAAGCTTTAAGAAGAAAAGATGATAGTAATCGAGATAGGATCAATGCTAGTTTAAAGCTAGATAGAAAGTTATCAAATACGTTAAATTTCGTGACAAATGTTGGTACATCGATTTCTAACGATAAGAGAAATATATTTAGACCAAATTTTATTTTAATTGATGTAGAGGATGATTTGAATCCAGAGGTAGATCCAACTAGAAGTGGCATAGTTAATATTGCTCAACGTACAACTAAATTTAATTGGGATGCTAGTTTGAATTTTAGAAAGCAATTTGGAGATCATTCTTTAACATTATCAGCTACTATAGCTCTCGAAGAAGATAGTTTTACATCTTTCGATGCTTATATAGAGGGGGTGCTAAACAATAGTATTTCTGTTTTGGATGGAGGTAGTATTAGTGAAAGTGTAAATAGTGGTTTTAATGAAGATAATAATGCACCAGGTACACAAGATAATTACAATAAAAAAACTGTTGGAACACTTGGAAGACTTCAATATAATTACAAGGGAAAGTATCTATTATCTGCCCTAGTAAGACGTGATGGCTCTTCTAGGTTTGGTAGTAATTTTAGATGGGGTACTTTTCCATCAGTATCTTTTGCTTGGAATGTTTCTGATGAGCCATTTTGGAAGCCTTTAAAGCTTACAGTAAATAGATTAAAATTAAGGCTAAGTCATGGTACAGTTGGTAACGATAGCTTTAGAGATTATGCATACGCAAGTACAATTGCTCCATTTGGAGATTATGTTTTTGATCCTGCTGATAGTGGTGAAGAATTTGGTACTTCTATAAGATCTTATGCTAATGCAGATGTAAAGTGGGAAACATCGGTATCCAATAACATAGGTGTAGATTTTGGATTATTTAAGAATAAGATTTCGGTTACAGCGGATTATTATCATACAAAGAAAAGAGATATGTTATTTCCAGTTACATTACCTGGTTCGGGAGGTGCATTGTATTCCAGAACATTAACGCTAAATATTGGAGATATGGAGAATAAAGGATTCGAGTTGTCGACCAATTATAGGACAAAAATAGGTAAAAGTAAATTGCGTATTGGAGCAACATTCACGACTAATGAGAATGAAGTAACTAAAATAATAGACGGAGTTGAAAAAATTCCAAATGCAAATGTAAGGTTAGTTAATCAAGACCCTGATATAACATTTATAGCAAAAGGAAGAGAGGCTGGAGCTTTTTTCTTGTACGAAACAGATGGTGTTATTCAAACTGTTGAAGAAAGAGATGAATATAGAACTTTAGGAAATAGAGAAGGGGCACGACTTGGCGATTTAAAGTATGTTGATACAAACGGAGATGGTAAAATTGATAATGATGATAGGGTTTATAAAGGAAGTGGTTTACCTGATTACGAATTAGGACTTAATTTAAGATGGGACATAGGAAACTTTGATTTGTCTATGAACTGGTATGCAACTGTAGGTGCTGAAATTTTAAATGGAAATAAAGCATTGATATATAACTATCAACGTCATCAAGATTTAGCCAATATGTGGACACCTGATAATCCAACTTCTAACATACCTCTTTTTCAAGGAGAAGGAAGAAATCATCCTAATTATATAGGAGCGACTGATTTATGGGTAGAAGATGGAGACTATGTTAGACTAAAACAAGTAACTTTGGGGTATTCATTGCCTAAAGACGTTTCTAATAGAATTGGTTTAGACAAAGCGCGTATCTATTTATCTGCACAAAATGCTTTAACGTTTACTAAGTATTCTGGATTTGATCCAGAAGTAGGGAGTAATAACGTTGCTAGACGTGGTATAGACAGCTCAAAATATCCCTTAGCGGCTATTTATAGTTTAGGAATTAAACTTGATTTTTAA
- a CDS encoding right-handed parallel beta-helix repeat-containing protein, with product MVRLKQTKSLGRTSLFFIGLIGMVVFSCFSKINEGEIVIFNSSISEDATPAVMSRILKAKEKPISQIKFQKGIYHFYPDKGLEQFVYISNHCDLMINTPFPINDFKNLIIDGQGSTFIFHGVMIPFLIDKSSNITVKNLTIDWADPFHSEGLIVGRDEEKKTFDMQISETYPYEIRNGQIHFIKPYYEHTLGQSILFDPKRKAIAFNTEAYTGISTIKKNNTQAYIESMVYKYEHEERAPEYKYIGKEDNLFIEELKPGLVRVHNHKKQMPPLGMILVMKGEQGFNRVSPAFRVSHTNGFNGFNINIHHAGGMGIIAENSSDLILDNFNITPSNGRMVSTTADATHFVGCSGKVVLKNSTFNNQLDDATNVHGTYQKIVDILSENQIGVRMMHHQQKGFVIGKANDTLGFVRLEDSFFPFKKATIKNTEYINSRYQIITLNEKLPKDLRAGDLIENLDGYPDLLVQNCNISNNRARGLLISNPKKTVIENNFFSTEMEAILVPVESGYWFESGNAANVIIRNNVFQDCQHGGKNRGVIRFVTDDDNENIAFKNIEITNNSFKQFDNLILEISNTDKLEFTGNTITNSGTFQQLHPENPVVKVSASKNIIFKNNTYTGEALPDNLLVTEESGEDIEFR from the coding sequence ATGGTAAGATTAAAACAAACAAAGTCGCTTGGTAGAACTTCTCTATTTTTTATAGGCTTAATTGGAATGGTGGTATTTAGTTGCTTTTCTAAAATAAACGAGGGAGAAATCGTAATATTTAATTCAAGTATTTCAGAAGATGCAACTCCAGCTGTAATGAGTAGAATTCTTAAAGCGAAAGAAAAACCCATTTCTCAAATTAAATTTCAAAAAGGAATATACCATTTTTACCCAGACAAAGGGTTAGAACAATTTGTTTACATATCAAATCATTGCGATTTGATGATAAACACGCCATTTCCTATAAATGATTTCAAAAATTTAATCATTGATGGTCAAGGCTCTACTTTTATCTTTCATGGCGTTATGATTCCTTTTTTAATAGATAAAAGTTCTAACATTACAGTTAAGAATTTAACAATTGATTGGGCAGACCCATTTCATAGTGAAGGATTAATTGTTGGGCGTGATGAAGAAAAGAAAACTTTTGATATGCAAATATCAGAAACCTATCCTTATGAAATTCGAAATGGGCAAATTCATTTTATAAAGCCTTATTATGAGCATACTTTAGGACAATCTATTTTATTCGACCCAAAAAGAAAAGCCATTGCTTTTAATACTGAGGCATACACTGGCATCTCTACAATTAAAAAGAACAATACTCAAGCGTACATTGAGTCAATGGTATATAAATATGAACATGAGGAACGAGCTCCAGAATACAAGTACATTGGGAAGGAAGACAATTTATTTATTGAAGAACTTAAACCAGGGTTAGTTCGTGTACATAACCACAAAAAACAAATGCCACCATTAGGTATGATTTTGGTTATGAAAGGAGAGCAAGGTTTTAACAGAGTGTCACCGGCCTTTAGGGTTTCTCATACAAATGGGTTTAATGGATTTAATATAAATATTCACCACGCTGGTGGTATGGGGATTATAGCAGAAAACTCATCAGATTTAATCTTAGACAATTTTAATATCACCCCATCAAATGGACGTATGGTATCCACTACTGCTGATGCCACCCACTTTGTAGGATGTAGTGGAAAAGTAGTTTTAAAGAATAGCACATTTAACAATCAATTAGATGATGCTACAAACGTACATGGCACTTATCAAAAAATAGTAGACATTCTTTCAGAAAATCAAATAGGTGTTAGAATGATGCACCACCAGCAAAAAGGATTTGTTATAGGTAAGGCAAATGATACATTGGGATTTGTAAGATTGGAAGATTCTTTCTTTCCATTTAAAAAAGCAACAATTAAAAATACCGAATATATTAACAGCAGATATCAAATCATTACCCTAAATGAAAAACTTCCTAAAGATTTAAGAGCAGGAGATTTAATAGAGAACCTGGATGGTTACCCAGACTTGTTAGTTCAGAACTGTAACATAAGCAATAACAGAGCTAGAGGACTGTTAATTTCTAATCCGAAGAAAACAGTTATTGAGAACAACTTTTTTAGTACTGAAATGGAAGCTATTCTAGTACCTGTTGAAAGTGGTTATTGGTTTGAATCTGGTAATGCCGCTAATGTCATTATTAGAAATAATGTGTTTCAAGATTGTCAGCATGGAGGAAAAAATAGAGGGGTTATACGTTTTGTTACAGACGACGACAACGAAAATATTGCTTTTAAAAACATAGAGATAACAAACAACTCTTTTAAACAGTTTGATAATCTAATATTAGAAATATCAAACACTGATAAACTGGAGTTTACTGGAAACACCATTACAAATTCAGGGACTTTCCAACAATTACATCCTGAAAATCCGGTTGTAAAAGTTTCGGCATCAAAGAATATAATATTTAAAAACAATACCTATACAGGAGAAGCCCTACCTGATAATCTTTTGGTTACAGAAGAATCTGGGGAGGACATTGAATTTAGATAA
- a CDS encoding glycoside hydrolase family 2 protein, protein MRLLILNRTIVSIFTCVLFITMQSCEEVKENSREKFNSDWKFKKLEASNLSEEGFETATFDDSSWETVSLPHTANVEPLTVNNQWQGVCWYRKSFEVPSFTEGKKVFIEFEAAMNHSIIYINGEKVSVHQGGYLPIVVDATMYLNKGEKNSISVRLNNTDNPVTGPKPLKILDFNMYGGLYRNAWLTIKDDVYISNANLANKVASGGIFITTPKVSKESSVVVIKTHLENDSKKNKLIELIQSIYFDNQLIAENKATAEIKSGNDINLNKQFTIQNANLWSPKSPNLYYLETKVLVNGNVVDKETTRFGIREFTFKDNQLYINGKKTFLRGVNRHQEYPYIGYALSDNAQYRDAKKIKDGGFDYIRLSHYPHSPAFMDACDELGLVVIDAILGWQFYKDTEAFKNYCYRSASELIRRDRNHPCVLAWEVSLNETKMPVPFMEELDRIVHAEYPGEHVYSCGWMDDVYDIYLQARQHRILHPHELKDKPYSVSEYGDWEYYSKNAGLNQDQLPNDLRDEFSSRQARGFGEERMLRQAVNVQEAHNDNLTTKAYSDSYWVMYDYNRGYHHDIERSGLMDIFRLPKFAYYFYQSQKDRDEGNILKIASYWNKKSPLDIKVYSNSEEVKLYLNDELVGSQKPDKNKISSELRHPPFTFKLPYFKLGTLKAVGFVNGKKVSEDIIKTPEKPTKLKIWLDKSGKDLEFGVNDVIFLYIAAVDHNDTINPDFSEDINLAINGDIEVLNVEKITTEAGVATALIKVGTKKGAIVVEANSKNGLTGKFTLNN, encoded by the coding sequence ATGAGGCTTTTAATATTGAACCGCACCATAGTAAGTATTTTTACATGTGTTTTGTTTATAACCATGCAATCCTGTGAGGAAGTAAAAGAAAATTCTAGAGAAAAATTTAATTCAGATTGGAAGTTTAAGAAATTGGAGGCTTCCAACCTTTCAGAAGAAGGTTTCGAAACTGCGACGTTTGATGATTCTAGTTGGGAAACAGTGAGTTTACCTCATACTGCCAATGTGGAACCATTGACTGTAAATAACCAATGGCAAGGAGTGTGTTGGTACCGCAAATCTTTTGAAGTCCCTAGCTTTACTGAAGGTAAAAAGGTGTTTATCGAATTTGAAGCGGCTATGAACCACTCCATTATCTATATAAACGGTGAAAAAGTTTCGGTACATCAAGGAGGTTACTTACCCATAGTGGTTGATGCAACTATGTACCTTAATAAAGGCGAAAAAAATAGTATTTCAGTTCGACTGAATAATACAGACAACCCTGTAACAGGACCTAAACCTTTAAAGATTTTAGATTTCAATATGTATGGTGGGCTTTATCGTAACGCTTGGCTTACTATTAAGGACGATGTGTATATTTCAAATGCAAATTTAGCTAACAAAGTAGCCAGTGGAGGAATTTTTATAACGACGCCAAAGGTGTCAAAAGAATCTTCCGTTGTAGTTATAAAAACACATTTGGAAAATGACAGCAAGAAAAACAAATTAATAGAGCTAATTCAATCTATTTATTTTGATAACCAGCTTATTGCCGAAAATAAAGCTACTGCAGAAATTAAATCTGGAAACGATATAAATTTAAACAAGCAATTCACGATTCAAAACGCTAATTTATGGTCACCAAAATCACCAAATCTTTATTATTTAGAAACTAAAGTGCTTGTAAATGGAAATGTAGTAGATAAGGAAACGACACGTTTTGGAATAAGAGAATTTACATTTAAGGATAATCAATTGTATATCAATGGTAAAAAGACGTTTTTACGCGGTGTAAATCGTCATCAAGAATACCCTTATATCGGATACGCATTGTCAGATAACGCTCAGTATCGAGATGCCAAAAAGATAAAGGATGGGGGTTTTGATTATATCAGATTGTCACATTACCCACATTCACCAGCATTTATGGATGCCTGTGACGAACTAGGGTTGGTAGTTATTGATGCGATTTTGGGATGGCAATTTTACAAAGATACAGAGGCTTTCAAGAATTACTGTTACCGTTCTGCCAGTGAGTTAATACGAAGAGATAGAAACCACCCTTGTGTATTAGCTTGGGAAGTGTCATTAAATGAAACTAAAATGCCAGTTCCTTTTATGGAGGAATTGGATAGAATCGTTCATGCTGAATACCCAGGAGAACATGTTTATTCTTGTGGATGGATGGACGATGTGTATGATATCTATCTTCAGGCACGTCAACATAGAATTTTACATCCGCATGAATTAAAAGATAAACCATATTCAGTTTCAGAGTATGGTGATTGGGAATACTATTCCAAAAATGCTGGATTGAATCAAGATCAGTTACCTAATGATTTGCGTGATGAGTTTAGTAGTCGTCAGGCGAGAGGTTTTGGTGAAGAACGTATGTTAAGACAGGCAGTAAATGTTCAAGAAGCTCACAACGATAACCTCACAACAAAAGCATATTCTGATAGTTATTGGGTGATGTATGATTACAATCGAGGCTATCACCATGATATTGAACGTTCAGGCCTTATGGATATTTTTAGATTGCCAAAATTCGCATATTATTTTTATCAAAGTCAAAAAGATAGAGATGAAGGCAATATTCTAAAAATTGCAAGTTACTGGAACAAAAAATCGCCATTGGATATTAAAGTGTATAGTAATTCTGAGGAAGTAAAACTCTATTTAAATGATGAACTAGTAGGTAGTCAGAAACCAGATAAAAATAAGATATCTTCAGAATTGAGGCATCCACCGTTTACATTCAAATTACCATATTTTAAATTGGGTACATTAAAAGCTGTGGGATTTGTGAATGGCAAGAAAGTATCTGAGGATATAATAAAAACACCCGAAAAACCTACAAAGTTAAAAATATGGCTAGATAAAAGTGGTAAGGATTTAGAGTTCGGAGTAAATGATGTGATTTTCCTATACATTGCTGCTGTAGACCATAATGATACTATAAATCCAGATTTTTCAGAAGACATCAATTTAGCTATTAATGGAGATATTGAGGTGTTGAATGTTGAAAAAATAACTACAGAAGCTGGTGTAGCGACTGCATTAATTAAAGTGGGTACTAAAAAAGGAGCAATAGTTGTAGAGGCAAACTCTAAAAACGGGCTAACAGGTAAATTCACTTTAAATAATTAG
- a CDS encoding sulfatase-like hydrolase/transferase — translation MKRLSFILTLSFFLFSCKNEKDYKLAEGKVQTKRPNIIWLMAEDMSTDLECYDMPNVKTPNLNKMAAQGIRFDNAFVTNSICSPSRSAMMVGTHQVKTNTHHHRSNRNVPLDPQFKPFTKLLRDAGYTTILGHHGVMKKGRKIDVNFKHKPLGEWDGKTKFGLFDKYDTFEKTDEPFFAQIQLVVTHRGDWWTDVRNQSKHPVDTETLEMPPYMSDHPAIRLDWAKYLDQIEYMDNEVGMIFKELEEKGMADNTIVIFIGDNGRCNIRGKGYLLDPGLRIPLIMYYPNKFKAGEVRKEVVSATDITASIIDFAGIEVPGYMTGQPIFSKDFEREYVYGARDLWDEIEEDSKALVSGDWSYIYNAKPEVPYDAHQAYLEFYRPAVHIMRRLYQEGKLTESQKLFFEPSKPIEQLFNMKEDPHQLNNLIDNPEYESVLNKLRKEKQQFDKLMKPVSDVYEPVKMTSPKALVWMKKELPNDYKRMLAGEEIGFKRIMNLYKEHIKKNKK, via the coding sequence ATGAAGCGCTTATCTTTTATTCTAACCCTAAGTTTTTTCTTGTTTTCTTGTAAAAACGAGAAAGATTATAAACTGGCAGAGGGTAAGGTACAAACTAAACGCCCAAACATTATTTGGCTTATGGCAGAGGATATGAGTACGGATTTAGAATGTTACGATATGCCTAATGTAAAAACACCTAACTTGAATAAAATGGCAGCTCAGGGTATTAGATTTGACAATGCTTTTGTTACCAACTCGATATGTTCCCCAAGTCGCTCTGCGATGATGGTAGGTACACATCAAGTAAAAACCAATACACATCACCATAGGAGTAATAGAAATGTACCTTTAGATCCTCAATTCAAGCCCTTTACAAAATTATTGAGGGATGCAGGGTACACGACAATTTTAGGGCACCATGGTGTGATGAAAAAGGGGCGGAAAATTGATGTCAATTTTAAGCACAAACCTCTGGGCGAATGGGATGGAAAAACCAAGTTTGGATTATTTGATAAGTATGACACTTTTGAAAAAACCGATGAGCCATTTTTTGCCCAGATACAACTTGTTGTAACGCATCGAGGTGACTGGTGGACCGATGTACGAAATCAGTCTAAGCATCCCGTTGATACCGAAACTCTGGAAATGCCCCCATACATGTCAGACCATCCAGCAATACGATTAGATTGGGCCAAATATTTAGACCAAATTGAGTATATGGACAATGAGGTTGGTATGATATTCAAGGAATTGGAAGAAAAAGGAATGGCAGATAATACTATAGTCATTTTTATAGGAGATAATGGTCGTTGTAATATCCGTGGTAAAGGCTATTTACTGGATCCAGGATTGCGTATTCCTTTGATAATGTATTATCCAAATAAATTCAAGGCAGGGGAAGTGAGAAAAGAAGTGGTTAGTGCTACCGACATTACTGCTTCTATTATAGACTTTGCTGGAATTGAAGTACCTGGTTATATGACAGGACAACCTATTTTTTCAAAGGACTTTGAGCGCGAATATGTATATGGAGCACGTGACCTTTGGGATGAAATTGAAGAAGATTCTAAAGCACTTGTTTCAGGAGACTGGTCGTACATCTATAATGCAAAACCAGAAGTACCTTATGATGCTCACCAAGCTTATTTAGAGTTTTACAGACCTGCTGTGCATATTATGAGGAGATTATACCAAGAAGGTAAATTAACCGAATCTCAAAAACTCTTTTTTGAACCTTCAAAACCTATAGAGCAATTATTTAACATGAAAGAAGATCCCCATCAATTAAATAACCTGATTGATAATCCGGAGTACGAATCAGTTTTAAACAAATTGCGCAAGGAGAAACAACAGTTTGATAAGCTTATGAAACCAGTAAGCGATGTGTATGAGCCAGTGAAAATGACAAGTCCGAAAGCCTTAGTATGGATGAAAAAAGAATTACCTAACGATTACAAAAGGATGCTGGCAGGTGAAGAAATAGGCTTTAAACGTATCATGAATTTATACAAGGAACACATTAAGAAAAATAAAAAGTAA